The genomic segment CGGACAGAGTCAAAATAAGCTAAAAGAAAACTTATATATTGATTCGGCAAGCATTACAAGGCATTTGAAGCGTATGGAAGAACAAGGGCTGATTACCCGAGAGAAGAAAGATGAAAATAAGCGCTATACTTATTTATTTTTAACACCAACTGGCAAAGCGGAATTAGCTTCCTTACTTGCAGAAAAAGAGAAATTTCAAAATGAAGCCCTAGCAGATTTTTCCGAAGAAGAAGTGGCTTTATGGTTAAAATCAGTCACAAAAATGATGAATAATATCGAGAAAATGGAGGAGAAGTAAAAATGAAAGCAGTAGTAATCGAAAATTATGGTGGTAAAGAACAATTAAAAGAAAAAGAAGTAGCGATGCCTAAACCAGAAAAAAATCAAGTTATCGTCAAGGAAAGCGCAACTTCTATTAATCCAATTGACTGGAAGCTTCGTGAAGGATACTTAAAACAAATGATGGACTGGGAATTCCCAATTATTTTAGGTTGGGATGTTGCGGGTGTTATTTCTGAGGTTGGAGAAGGCGTGACAGATTGGAAAGTTGGCGATAAAATATTTGCCCGTCCTGAAACAACTCGTTTCGGAACATACGCAGAATATACTGCAGTGGATGACCATTTATTAGCTAAAATCCCTGATGGTATTAGTTTTGAAGAAGCTGCTTCAGTACCACTTGCTGGTTTAACTGCTTGGCAAGCGCTGTTTGATCATGCTAAACTTCAAAAAGGTGAGAAAGTATTAATCCATGCAGGTGCAGGTGGCGTTGGGA from the Listeria seeligeri serovar 1/2b str. SLCC3954 genome contains:
- a CDS encoding MarR family winged helix-turn-helix transcriptional regulator; its protein translation is MHLLSKEISHVFEQQTNKSFTKVEILFHIKQTPGQSQNKLKENLYIDSASITRHLKRMEEQGLITREKKDENKRYTYLFLTPTGKAELASLLAEKEKFQNEALADFSEEEVALWLKSVTKMMNNIEKMEEK
- a CDS encoding NADP-dependent oxidoreductase: MKAVVIENYGGKEQLKEKEVAMPKPEKNQVIVKESATSINPIDWKLREGYLKQMMDWEFPIILGWDVAGVISEVGEGVTDWKVGDKIFARPETTRFGTYAEYTAVDDHLLAKIPDGISFEEAASVPLAGLTAWQALFDHAKLQKGEKVLIHAGAGGVGTFAIQLAKHAGAEVITTASAKNHELLKSLGADQVIDYKEVNFKDVLSDIDVVFDTMGGQIETDSYDVLKEGTGRLVSIVGISNEDKAKEKNVTATGIWLEPNGEQLNELAKLLENKTVKPIIGETFPFSEKGVFDAHTLSETHHAVGKIVISFNK